The following are from one region of the Mycolicibacterium helvum genome:
- a CDS encoding SMP-30/gluconolactonase/LRE family protein produces MTSQQDGRFPLARPPVLAEGWRIAHRTAPSRLFGANGLRTGPDGRVYIAQVTGSQISALDVGTGSVDTVSAKGGDIIAPDDVAFDDAGNLYATEVMDGRVSVRAADGTTRVLRDDLPCANGITVHRGRLFVGECRDGGRLLELDPAGGQTRILLENVPSPNAMEVGPDGLLYFPVMGANEIWRIDPDGGSPEIVATGLGVPDAVKFDAHGFLVSTQVHSGQVLRINPRNGEQTVLANLNPGLDNLTFIKGRLFVSNFTGEITEVLDGLQTRAALPGGLNWPLDLTVGPDGELYIADGTYFYLLRADGTLHTLGMLFSPGYPGFVRGVAAAGPGEFVVTTSGGQVALFRPADGESDVLADGLDQLYGVALGPRGIVAVEQGTGRLLSVDDGRTEVLATGLDTPVGVAIGPDSNPLVSERGRVVRVNGAGTEPVVDGLCCPQGILVSGDRLYIVDADAKSLIEVDLASGVRTTIANGLPVGAPPGVTPKPLRGMPPFSGPQGPFAGIAAGPDGTLYVSADSDGSVLAFQRTD; encoded by the coding sequence ATGACATCGCAGCAGGATGGGCGCTTCCCGCTCGCCCGGCCGCCGGTCCTCGCCGAGGGATGGCGGATCGCCCACCGCACCGCGCCCAGCCGATTGTTCGGCGCCAATGGTCTGCGCACCGGCCCCGACGGCCGGGTGTACATCGCCCAGGTCACCGGCAGCCAGATCAGCGCACTCGACGTCGGCACCGGTTCGGTCGACACCGTCAGCGCGAAGGGCGGCGACATCATCGCCCCGGACGACGTCGCGTTCGACGACGCCGGAAACCTCTACGCGACCGAGGTGATGGACGGCCGGGTCAGCGTCCGTGCCGCCGACGGGACCACGCGGGTACTTCGCGATGACCTGCCGTGCGCCAACGGCATCACCGTGCATCGCGGCCGGTTGTTCGTCGGCGAGTGCCGCGACGGCGGCCGGCTACTGGAGCTGGATCCTGCCGGCGGCCAGACGCGCATTCTGCTGGAGAACGTGCCCTCTCCCAACGCCATGGAGGTCGGCCCGGACGGGCTGCTGTATTTCCCGGTCATGGGGGCCAACGAGATCTGGCGCATCGATCCCGACGGCGGCAGTCCGGAAATTGTGGCGACGGGTCTCGGTGTACCCGATGCGGTCAAATTCGATGCGCACGGCTTCCTCGTCTCCACTCAGGTGCACAGCGGTCAGGTGCTGCGAATCAACCCCCGCAACGGGGAGCAGACCGTGTTGGCCAATCTCAATCCGGGACTGGACAACCTGACGTTCATAAAGGGGAGGCTGTTCGTCTCGAACTTCACCGGCGAGATCACCGAGGTCCTTGACGGCCTGCAGACCCGCGCGGCGCTCCCGGGCGGGCTGAACTGGCCACTGGATCTCACGGTCGGACCCGACGGTGAGCTGTACATCGCCGACGGCACGTACTTCTACCTGCTGCGCGCCGACGGCACCCTGCACACCCTCGGCATGCTGTTCAGCCCCGGCTACCCCGGCTTCGTGCGCGGCGTGGCCGCCGCCGGCCCGGGCGAGTTCGTGGTGACGACCTCGGGGGGGCAGGTGGCGCTATTCCGCCCGGCCGACGGCGAAAGTGATGTCCTGGCAGACGGATTGGACCAGCTCTATGGCGTCGCGCTCGGCCCGCGCGGGATCGTGGCTGTCGAACAGGGCACCGGGCGGCTCCTGTCCGTGGACGACGGCCGCACCGAGGTGCTGGCCACCGGCCTGGACACCCCTGTGGGGGTGGCCATCGGACCCGACAGCAACCCGCTGGTCAGCGAGCGCGGCCGAGTAGTCAGGGTGAACGGAGCCGGCACAGAGCCGGTGGTCGACGGATTATGTTGCCCGCAGGGAATTCTGGTCTCCGGCGACCGGCTCTACATCGTCGACGCGGACGCCAAGTCGCTGATCGAGGTGGATCTCGCCAGTGGAGTCCGCACCACCATCGCCAACGGTCTGCCGGTCGGCGCGCCACCCGGGGTTACCCCCAAGCCACTGCGCGGCATGCCGCCATTCTCGGGACCCCAGGGCCCGTTCGCGGGGATCGCCGCCGGGCCCGACGGCACCCTGTACGTCTCGGCGGATTCCGACGGCAGTGTGCTGGCCTTCCAGCGGACGGACTGA
- a CDS encoding SDR family NAD(P)-dependent oxidoreductase has protein sequence MTDLLRLDGRIVVVSGAGGGGIGTTVTEMAARAGATVVAVSRSQDNLDHHVGPLIDGGLPIVPVAADAATDAGIAAVLDTVRRTEGRLYGLVNIAGGAAPATWMPATRVRRADWRELFTANLETMFFMSQAIAAEIRSAGGPGAIVSVSSISGMNTAPFHIAYGTAKAAIVAATRTMALELALDGIRVNAVAPGVTETAASRAYVDSEPDRDKAAIAMGRRGRPAEQAGAILFLLSDLSSYITGQTLLVDGGLDLRWSHVGADNTSLFLKDDDFRNEISRP, from the coding sequence ATGACCGATCTCCTGAGGCTCGACGGCCGCATCGTGGTGGTGTCGGGCGCCGGAGGCGGCGGCATCGGAACAACCGTGACCGAGATGGCGGCCCGGGCCGGCGCCACCGTCGTCGCGGTCAGTCGCTCGCAGGACAACCTCGACCACCATGTCGGCCCGCTGATCGACGGTGGGCTGCCGATCGTGCCGGTCGCCGCGGATGCCGCCACCGATGCCGGGATCGCCGCAGTTCTCGACACGGTGCGCCGCACCGAGGGGCGGCTGTACGGACTGGTCAACATCGCCGGCGGTGCGGCGCCCGCGACGTGGATGCCGGCCACCCGGGTCAGGCGCGCCGATTGGCGTGAGCTGTTCACCGCCAACCTCGAGACCATGTTCTTCATGAGCCAGGCGATAGCCGCCGAGATCCGCTCGGCCGGCGGTCCGGGGGCCATCGTGTCGGTCTCGTCGATCAGCGGGATGAACACTGCGCCGTTCCACATCGCCTATGGCACCGCCAAGGCGGCGATCGTGGCGGCCACCCGAACCATGGCGCTGGAGCTCGCGCTCGACGGTATCCGGGTCAACGCCGTCGCACCCGGCGTCACCGAGACCGCGGCGTCACGCGCCTACGTCGACTCCGAACCCGATCGGGACAAGGCCGCCATCGCGATGGGGCGCCGCGGCCGTCCCGCGGAACAGGCCGGCGCGATCCTGTTCCTGTTGTCGGATCTCTCGAGCTACATCACCGGCCAAACCTTGCTCGTCGACGGGGGTCTGGATCTGCGCTGGAGTCACGTCGGTGCGGACAACACATCACTGTTCCTCAAAGACGACGACTTCCGCAACGAAATCAGCAGGCCCTGA
- a CDS encoding GntR family transcriptional regulator, which produces MTHTESADHRYIQVARTLRKEIVDGVYPVGSQLPTEHELCERFSVSRYTVREALRRLREDNLVSSRPRAGTMVVPRPSSHAYVQDVVSINDLLAFATGARFAIESITMVTVDDELAQRSGLTPGEQWLAVRGFRRAEGADAPVCRTEYYINRAFAAVGRMLQNHTGPIFPLIEDLFGISIVEVRQEISAVQVEVELADALKVEPGTPALEMQRTYTTSDGEIAQVTVNTHPGARFRHSMTMRRVKG; this is translated from the coding sequence ATGACCCACACCGAGTCCGCGGATCACCGCTATATCCAGGTGGCCCGCACCCTGCGCAAGGAGATCGTCGACGGCGTCTACCCCGTCGGGTCACAGCTTCCCACCGAACACGAACTGTGCGAGCGGTTTTCGGTGAGCCGCTACACGGTTCGCGAGGCCCTACGCCGCCTGCGCGAGGACAACCTGGTGTCGTCACGGCCCCGGGCGGGCACGATGGTGGTACCGCGGCCGTCGTCGCACGCCTACGTCCAGGACGTCGTATCGATCAACGACCTGTTGGCCTTCGCCACGGGTGCGCGATTCGCCATCGAATCGATCACCATGGTCACAGTCGATGACGAGCTGGCGCAGCGCAGCGGGCTCACACCCGGTGAACAATGGCTGGCGGTGCGCGGATTCCGCCGAGCCGAGGGTGCCGACGCCCCGGTTTGCCGAACCGAGTACTACATCAACCGTGCATTCGCGGCGGTGGGCCGGATGCTGCAGAACCACACCGGACCGATCTTCCCCCTCATCGAGGATCTGTTCGGGATCAGCATCGTCGAAGTACGCCAGGAGATCTCGGCCGTCCAGGTGGAGGTTGAGCTGGCGGACGCGCTCAAGGTCGAACCGGGCACGCCCGCGCTGGAGATGCAGCGCACATACACGACATCCGACGGCGAGATCGCCCAGGTGACGGTGAACACGCACCCCGGCGCCCGGTTCCGCCATTCGATGACGATGCGACGGGTGAAGGGCTAG
- a CDS encoding AMP-binding protein, giving the protein MRTARRDSALAAQAYASGLWVSQTLADALAAAARDTPDREVLIDGPVRLDCATLHTRVTELAGAMSARMTAGSVVSFMLPNWHEAAIVYHAATLAGMVANPILPSLRDHELAFILADADVRMIVIPAEFGGHDYAAMLQRVTAAMPAPPTVVVVRGEPHPGQVAFDSLDSEQLTPPVLDPDAVRMILYTSGTTGRPKGVLHSHNSIHALIRQLGEHWRVTPGSVSLVPSPIAHIGGSIYAFEFPILLSTTAVLMDSWDPDAAVALMVGERCTHMAGATPFLQHLLSAAEHAGTRLPYLKVFICGGASVRPALIRSAADYFDNAVITRVYGSTEVPVITVGALGDLDHAADTDGRPGIANVVIAGSGGAGEIRARGPQMLLGYLHPEDEADAFDADGYFRTGDLGHWVDGHHLVVTGRAKDIVIRNGENIAPKEVEDVLLGHPGIREIAIVGVPDPRTGERACAVVVADRLPEPDVTDLRDFLQATGVAKFKWPEEVVVWDSLPKNDAGKVLKHQIRARLVETDG; this is encoded by the coding sequence GTGCGCACCGCACGGCGGGATTCCGCGTTGGCCGCACAGGCCTACGCCAGCGGATTGTGGGTGAGCCAGACCCTTGCCGACGCATTGGCCGCCGCCGCGCGGGACACCCCAGATCGGGAGGTCCTCATCGACGGTCCGGTGCGCCTGGACTGCGCAACGTTGCACACCCGGGTCACCGAGCTGGCCGGCGCGATGTCAGCCCGCATGACCGCTGGCAGCGTGGTGTCGTTCATGCTGCCCAACTGGCACGAGGCCGCGATCGTCTATCACGCCGCGACACTGGCGGGCATGGTGGCCAATCCGATCCTGCCGTCGCTGCGCGACCACGAGCTGGCCTTCATCCTGGCCGATGCCGACGTCCGGATGATCGTCATCCCCGCGGAGTTCGGCGGCCATGACTACGCGGCGATGCTGCAGCGGGTCACCGCGGCGATGCCGGCGCCGCCCACCGTCGTGGTGGTGCGTGGCGAGCCGCACCCGGGGCAGGTCGCGTTCGACTCGCTCGACTCAGAGCAGCTCACACCGCCGGTGCTCGATCCCGACGCGGTCCGGATGATTCTCTACACCTCCGGGACCACAGGTCGACCGAAAGGTGTTTTACACAGCCACAATTCGATCCACGCACTGATCCGGCAGCTCGGTGAGCACTGGCGGGTCACGCCAGGATCAGTGTCACTGGTGCCCTCCCCCATCGCGCACATCGGCGGTTCGATCTATGCCTTCGAATTCCCGATCCTGCTGAGCACGACCGCGGTACTGATGGATAGCTGGGATCCCGACGCCGCGGTCGCGTTGATGGTCGGTGAGCGGTGCACACACATGGCCGGCGCGACGCCGTTCCTGCAGCATCTTCTCTCCGCCGCCGAGCACGCCGGCACCCGACTCCCATACCTCAAGGTGTTCATCTGCGGCGGCGCCTCGGTGCGGCCGGCGCTGATCCGCAGTGCCGCTGACTATTTCGACAATGCCGTCATCACCCGCGTGTATGGCTCCACCGAAGTCCCCGTCATCACCGTCGGCGCTCTGGGTGATCTCGACCATGCCGCCGACACCGACGGGCGGCCCGGGATCGCCAACGTCGTGATCGCCGGGTCCGGCGGCGCCGGCGAAATCCGAGCCCGCGGACCACAGATGCTGCTGGGCTACCTCCATCCCGAGGACGAGGCCGACGCGTTCGACGCCGACGGTTATTTCCGCACCGGCGATCTCGGCCATTGGGTGGACGGTCATCATCTCGTCGTCACCGGACGGGCCAAGGACATCGTGATCCGAAACGGGGAGAACATCGCGCCCAAGGAGGTCGAGGACGTGCTGCTCGGCCACCCCGGCATTCGTGAGATCGCGATCGTGGGGGTTCCTGATCCCCGCACCGGGGAGCGGGCGTGCGCAGTGGTGGTCGCCGACCGTTTACCGGAGCCCGACGTCACCGATCTACGGGACTTCCTGCAGGCCACCGGTGTCGCGAAATTCAAGTGGCCCGAAGAGGTTGTCGTCTGGGATTCGTTGCCCAAGAACGATGCTGGCAAGGTACTCAAGCATCAGATCCGAGCAAGGTTGGTCGAGACGGATGGGTGA